The Anomaloglossus baeobatrachus isolate aAnoBae1 chromosome 5, aAnoBae1.hap1, whole genome shotgun sequence genome includes the window cctccttgttCAATTGCTCcaccaagcctttccatcaaacttgatggctgctcactctccgcggtctcacaagctcgttacctcggagtaaccctcgactctgctctatccttcaactcgcacatccaagccctcttcaccttatgcagactacaactcaaaaatatttcttggatccgtgctttccttaaacaagaatctgcaaaaacattagtgcatgccctcatcatctcccgcttcgactactgcaacttcctgctctctggcctcccttccaacactcttgcacccctccaatctatcctgaactctgtggcccgcttaatccacctctcccctcgctattcccttcactggcttcccatcgcccaacgactgcagttcaaaacattaaccatgacttacaaagccatccacaacctgtctcctccttacatctgtgacctagtctcccagtacctacctgcacgcaacctcagatcctcacaagatctccttctttactctcttatctcctcttcccacaatcgcgtacaagatttctcccgtgcctcctccatactctggaacgctctacctcagcatatcagactctctcccatcatgaaaagcttcaagaggaacatgAAGATccatctcttctgacaagcctCCAACCTAAAATAACCCTCagcccagtacaccactgcacaaccagctctgtcctcacctattgcaccatcacccattccctgtagacggtgagccctcgcgggcagggtcctctctcctcctgttcttgtccgttttgtactgttaatgattgttgtactagtttttatgtataccctttctcacttgtaaagtgccatggaattaatgtcgctataataaataataataattaaaaaccgATTGAATCACAGTACGGAAGAATTGTTGGCCGATCCGAGGGCAAGTAAACAAATCTAGCCCGTCGTCCCCATGTAAGTACTTCCGCCCTgaaaagggcagcacccaagtataGTGACTGTCCCCGAAGTTAATCAGACCCTGCCGACACATTTCCCTCTCAGATCAGAGAGTTCATTGGGGAGAAAAAAAGATCCAGCTTGCAATGGCAGGTATGTACAACAGTACACAACCCAAATCGTGTGTGCAAACAGCCAGTGGGTCTATGTGAATCTTTctatttgcactgcactttatgtattGTCCTTGGATGCTTTTATAGGTATATATTAAAAGGAAGATTTTAGATCTTGCTCTGAGATGAAGAATAAATAAAGAAAACATTAAGTGAATAATTGCTTATCTTTTTTATGCTGATCATCGTAtggtgtaccgtatttttcggactataagacgcaccggtctataagacgcaccctggttttagaggaggaaaataggaaaataaaactttaagcaaaaaaatgtggtcatgacacactgttatggggcgaggatttgctgctgacactgttatgggggtaatgtccccaaattctctactaaggtaccccatcctggtaatgatcctcctgccttgtatatgatcctgctataaacccccatcctgctcatatacccccatcctgttcatattcccccatcctgctcatataccccccatccatcctgctcatatactcccatcctgttcatatacccccccatcctgttcatataccccccatcctgttcatataccccccatcctgttcatataccccccatcctgttcatataccccccatcctgttcatataccccccatcctgttcgtataccccccatccgtcctgctcatatactcccatcctgttcatataccccccatccatcctgctcatatactcccatcctgttcatatactcccattctgctatatgccccccatcgtgctcatataccatcctggtatatggcctgtatcctatagcacagagaaaaaatacacaaacgtttatactcaccttttcctcactccctgcagccgatcatcttcctctctgcaccactgacgtgtgtgtgtgcgtgtgtgtgtgtgtgtgtgcgtgtgtgcgtgtgcgtgtgtgcgtgtgtgcgtgtgtgcgtgtgtgcgtgtgtgcgtgtgtgcgtgtgtgtgtgcgtgcagcaCGCGATGTTTTCCTGTCTgtcccgatcagctgaccggcacagatcagctgaccggcacagacaggaagacatagcgtgctgcagggggatggctccacacacggggacgggtgagtgtactgattcactgcaccccgcgctgatgatgacgcgcgggggccagtgaatacagccgcacatgatcactccaggctgtaattgccagggggtgATCatacggaccggctctttactatgcgcgcgtccccgctcgtcctcccgcccacctgtcagcgccggcttctgcgctgagaaatgggcgggaggatgggtgtgcatatgtaatgagcgggcacacgtggtcacagcaggctgccacagcctgctcgtgcccccgatgacccgctccaccgcagcacctcattccccgcagccacagtcagaccataagacgcacccccaactttcccccaacatttgggggaaaaaaagtgcgccttatggtccgaaaaatacggtaagtgattAGATGGTTTTATTTGGGTCAGtgagattacagcaataccagatttgacgaattttttttttgtttggctacCACCACacactaaaaaacaaaaaaaaaaaggaaaaaaaaaaaacccacaaaaaaaacaacaacacttttttacaaaaaagtcatgtgagggcttattttttgcaggacaagttagcatttttattggtaccattttttaaGCACTTAACACTTTTAGATCATTTTTCATTCCGATTTTTTGGAGGCAGActgaacagcaactcaggaattgttttttgttttgtttttttttacatcgttcactgtttggtaaaagtaataGGGCCGGTTTATTCTTCAGGACAGTATGATTGCAGCTATACCACATTTAaatcttttttatgttttgccgcctttacacaataaaaaaaaatgatagaaaaaaaatgtttttgtaccaGCTTATTCTTGGAGCTTTAGTTTTTATTTTTCAGCTGACGGAGCTGTATGGCGGCTCGTTTTTTTGAGAGACAACATGGCGTTTTCAGTGATATTTTTATTtacggtcacttttttttttaattcttaaggctacattcacacttgcgttgttttgtatcagtcacaatccgtcgccttgtggaattacggtatcctgcaaaatattttgcaggaatcagttttttccccatagacttgtattaacgacatattgcgactgatggccttgcgttgcatccgccacgtgactgaccgtcgggcgggaggAATGCAGAACGTAACTTTCTCAGCAGCAAAAAACTGATCTCGACGGATGAGTCGTTGTACGTCATGTATTAGAATGGAAGCTTATGCGCGGcggaatctgtcaaatgacggaatcaggcGACACATCAGTTTACTTCTAGTCATGAAAATTCTCAATCTCACTCTCTCCTTCCGAGCCGCAAACCTTTAACCTTTCCcggctaaaaaaaaccccaaaaaacggaaCCGTTGTTTCACATCAGTCTTATCTAATTTAACACTATATGCGAAGCAACCGTCCCATCAGTCACAATACGGATTGTGatggatggaaaaaaaaacaaaaacaacaaagtgtgaatgtagccttatttaaACAAGTTACAACAGGACCACAAACTGGCTCACTCATAACGATGGTAATAAGCGCCTTCCAATGGAGACAAATAAGGTATTGCACAAGGACAATAAAATAAGGTGTACACAGTCAAACTCACCAAGTTCAACTTTACTGCATTTTAttaccaactttttttttttcggcTGCATGATGAAAGAAGCAtagtttttttgcctttttttttttaagctcttcACTGAAGGGGTCAAACATGacaacagttttatagatcgggtcgtTATGGATGCAGAGATACCaaaaatgtgtacttttttatttttacataaatgtatttttttccctaatatttttttctaattttttttttttattagtctgATGGTATAGCATGGCAATCCAGTATACTGTCAGATTGGCAGATAGATTGTTAGACCCTGCTGCTGGCTGGGTCTGACAGGCCACCGTACCTCCTGCTGCCATGACAACCTTCGGCTCCCCCCGTAATCATGTCACGGAGGAGCCAGAGGGGGTGAGAGAAGGAGCCCACTCCCTCTCAAACTTCTATATGCCACAATTGCAATTGATTTTGGCATATAGGAGATAGCAAAGGGTTAATCATCATCAGGACCTGAGCAATTCAGGTACCGATGAGGTCTCTGCTCAGAGCTACTGTTTAACACCGAAATCCCGATGTTTGCAGGACTCTGGGGGGGGTCATGGTCAAATCCTGACCGCCGACTGTAGAAAACAGTCAGCGCTGCATAAAGCCCAGCAAGCATTGACATTTATCTACAGTGGGCAGTCGCAAACAGGTGGAAATAGCAAAATTAGAAATCACCAACGCGTTTCTGACGTGCGGCCTTACTCATTCCATTCATGAAATGAGTTTGACATGTCAGAACCGTATCTGCAATTTCTAATGCTGTGATTTTAATAGATTATCAAGAAaactggatttaaaaaaataaaaaaaaaaaccctctttttttTTGCTGGATTTATTTTTCTATATTGGACACTGGTCATACTACAGGAACTGTTCCGTGCAGTCAGGATCCTTTCTTCCGTGGGGGAGCAGATTATTTTTTCTATTGTaacattaaaagggaacctgtcagcataaatgtcccctaaaacttaacagattccccctctgcagctcgtgggctgcattctagaaaggtccctgttattattgtgcccactttctgaccaaaaaaaagagtttataaagaggtacctttttggcttcggattcggtaaatgtgacacgggggcgggcagcctgatggccgttattctgccccctggtcctgtatgccgcccccatcgctgatttccatacttctggacgccgcccactgctccagccatccccgcgcatgcccagtgccagtctcacgggactgagcactgtgactgctggtgacgtgtgcgcaggcaagtgattatggacgggactgtgactgttatcagcaagtacccacccataatctcgtgagcgcgcaaacctctccagcggtcacactgtgctcagtgtagatgctagactgtatgggctgcttccagggatgacgtccctttgtcacgtgataggggcgtgttcaaaatactatcacgtgacaaaaggacgtcatccctggaagcagcccatacagtctagcatctacactgagcacagtgtgacgctggagaggtttgcgcgcgcacgagattatgggtgggtacttgctgataacagtcacagtcccgtccataatcacttgcctgcgcacacgtcaccagcagtcacagtgctcagtcccgtgagactggcactgggcatgcgcggggatggctggagcagtgggcggcgtccagaagtatggaaatcagcgatggggtcggcatacaggaccaggaggcagaataacggccatcaggctgcccgcccccgtgtcacatttaccgaatccgaagccaaaaaggtacaactttataaacacttttttttggtcagaaagtgggcacaataataacagggacctttctagaatgcagcccaggagctgcagagggggaatctgttaggttttaggggacatttctgctgacaggttccctttaatagatttACTTATTTTGTACGTATCAGCCTATACAGAAAACCAGCAGGATCTGTCCCCCAACATCTGCCACCAGTGATCACGTGTGACCACTGAAGTGACCCCTGAATCCTACTCTATGAAGCCTGATGGCActcagtattatatatatatatgtatatatatatatatatatatatatatatatatatatatatatatatatatatatatatatatataatgtgtgtatgtgcatatatatatatatatatatatatatatatatatatatatatatatgcacatacacacacatatatatatatatatatatatatatatatataatgtgtgtatgtgtatatatatatatatatatatatatatatgcacatacacacattatatatatatatataatgtgtgtatgtgtatatatatatatatatatatatatatatatatatatatatatatatatatatatatatatatatatatatatatatgtgtgtgtatgtgtatatatatatatatatatatatatatatatatatatatatatatatatatatatatatatatatatatatatatatatacatacatatatatatatatatatatatacacacatatacatacttaaAAAAGGTTTTCtatttttggaagaaaaaaaacaaacaaaaaaacaacaagagCCCTGTTCTCCAGCTGCAGCTGCTTAAACAAtacaaacaacaacaacaacaacaacaacatctgtgctttactcaccctccttgGGTCCAGTGCCAGATCTAAACTACTGCTCCCAGTATCAGTTATGGTCTGTAGTGTTGATGTCGACAGTGGTGctgacaataaggctatgtgcccacgagacaataaacccgcggattttgccgcggaaaacctgcagatttagctggattttctagataaatccgcaggttttagcaagtacagacaccccccatgttatcctatgggacatggggagtgtctgtgtccatgctgcggttatgtgcggctgcggaatacgcGACAGATGTCCTGCAgcagcacgtaactgcatgtcaattattcctacggaaatatctgcggaaatcccggccataCACTATGGAGATAGAAGCCGGGACTTCCTCAGGTAAGTCggccgaatgtccgcaggtttaccgcagctatttcactggaatcccgcagctatgtatagctgtggattctggggatcagctgcgggaaacctgcggctatatccacgggtacattgtcctgtgggcacatagcctaacagacacTGAGAGAAGTATTGAAGACGgaagactttttaaaaaaaaacaaaaaacaaaaaaaaaaaaaaaaacacaatcaaCCAGCTGCAGGTTGGAAAATAAGTTTTCCAAAACCAGAAAACCCTTGATTGTGGGGTAGTGGTGTTCTGCCCTCTCGTTACTTCCAGGTGAAATGGTAGAGTGACCGGTTTTTATTCCTTTACCTGTTGTGATGCAAAAATAAGTCTCGTGCGGAGACACGTGGTGGATACGGTGGTGCTTGCGTGGTAAGATGACATGCCAGTCTTGTAGGAAGACGACCCAAAAAGGAAGACCAAAGTACGTGTGAGACCACTTGTGAATCTGGTTGGTGAGCGTCACAAACATCGCCAGTGCAAAGATGAAACATTCGGTGGCGTACGTTTTGTAGAGGAGATCTGTGAAAGTAAGAGAAGAGTCGCATCATGCCTAAACCTGGACGGTCGAGTCTCATACAATAAGTCACCTCCTTCGCTGCAGTCACAATTCAGGAGTTGTGGAATTAAACCCCCTCCCTGGTGGACTGCACTTCGGACTAGTGACATACAAGATCCTACAGTCATAATAGTTCACGAACAGAAATGCAGAATTGTGCATGCAGCTCCGGATGTGAAAGGCATGTGAAAATTTTAGAAAAGTGAAGGAGGAACAAAGTGCACGCCTCGCTGCAGGACATCTCATAGGGGGCTACATGGGACCTGAGAAGTCTTTTTAAAGGAGGAACATTCACATCCTCTACTGAAATAAGAGCCCGTGGGCGACATCAGTACCTGGAGAAAGGAAGAGGAATTTGTAGGCCATACAACCCAGTGGAATGACGGTCAGCATACAGTTATCGCCATTGGTTTCTATAAAGTCGTGCCTGGTGATCGCTGTGGGGTCAATATGATGCTCCCGAAACGGTCGGATGAAGGCCTAAAATGAAAAAGAAACTGATAATGAAGCACAGTGTTCTGCGTGGAGTGCGGGATAATGTCACCCACAGTGAAATGAACGAACCCTGGACCTCCCAGCCCGCACAAGGCAGACATTTCCAGTCATTCATCCCATCACTAGTTAGTATGCGTCCCCTGCTCAAATGGCTGATAGCAGGGTGTATTCCCCGGTCCAACAGCTAGCCCCTCCACTgcgcagaaaaaaaaaatggctgataacagggagcaacagAAAAGAAACCCCACTGCCAGACACTCTGGTTTCAGAACGATGTCACGTGTTCTGGACCGGTAAAGCTGCAGACCTGCTGCCCGTTTGTTCTTCATGCGCACAACTCACTTTTCCAACGATCGGCAGCTCCACGGATCCCCAGGTGTCTGCTCCCCAATGCACCAGGCCGGAGGCAAAGTCCGCTGTAATGATCCCTGCAACTAAAGAGAGAAACCACTTAAGGGAGAACAAAGGGTTAACTATCGGACAAACTGGATGAATAAATCACACGGAAACCATCAGTATGCATTAGTTATATCTGTGCAGAGAAAGCTGGATGACAACCTATGTGTCTTGAGGTCTTAATgaggagtctgggaaagctggatgACAACCAAGGCGTCTTGGGTTATTAACGAGCAGTCTGGGAAAGCTGGGCAACAACCCTTGTGcgagtttaggctgctttcacacatcattttttcgtcgtgcggcacaatccggtaaaaatgGAAAGAATGGTTCCTGCGTTTATTGCCGCCGGATCTGTTCTGTTCtttctcccatagacttgtatgagcgccaaattgtgccgcatggccttgcgttgcatccggcttttgccagctccggcgtaaatagctgatccggcggctggatggaacgctgcttgcagcgttttttttgtctGCGGCAAAAAAACGTATGGTGCCGGATTCGGCACCGTGAGtttcaatgaaagcctatgggcgctggatccgtcatcatccggcatatgacggaatccaacgccGGATCcgattttttgaactgcgcatgctcagtagcacaacggatccgtcaaaaaatggaaggaacgcatggaaaaaaactgatgcaacggatccgtttttataCCGGATCTGTTGAATCAGTTTTTTTGgcggattgtgccgcacggcaaaaaccagatgtgtgaaagcagccttagcggcAAACACTGGTTGTCACCCAGGAAAAACAGAGGG containing:
- the PEDS1 gene encoding plasmanylethanolamine desaturase 1; protein product: MARTEHGGADSDPRLCPMAEEGELPESGRQERPEPPRWGPQHAGARELAELYSPGKRLQEWVSVILCFLLMSFNFCNLVRYFSIEHTASIVLSVVAGIITADFASGLVHWGADTWGSVELPIVGKAFIRPFREHHIDPTAITRHDFIETNGDNCMLTVIPLGCMAYKFLFLSPDLLYKTYATECFIFALAMFVTLTNQIHKWSHTYFGLPFWVVFLQDWHVILPRKHHRIHHVSPHETYFCITTGWLNYPLEKLGFWKRLEDLIQGLTGEKPRSDDLKWAQKVK